Genomic segment of Dermochelys coriacea isolate rDerCor1 chromosome 16, rDerCor1.pri.v4, whole genome shotgun sequence:
TATAAGGGCTATCCTGCTCATTGGCTTATGTGCtttgtgtttttgaagtttaCTGATTTTAAAGCTTTACAGAATGAATGCAGCCAGAGACTGTTTGCCAAGATTATATTTTGATTTAGCTGAAACCCCAGAGAGAGGTTTTTGCATTTAACCTCTTCTCTAGCTGCTTAGCTCCTGACCCATTCACAAACATCATTCTGTTGTAGTTTCTTAACGTATAGCTCTTGCTATCGAAAGACACAAGTTGCTTAACCGGAAATTTAAAGGTGGTTTTAAATAGGTTTTTGTCATCTGATTGCCATTGACTTTGGAAGTCATATTGTTAACACTCTGCACAACTCTTGGTTGCCTTTTATCAGGGATAAACAAAAATGTATCCAATAGATGACACAACTACTGAGAATGCTTTTTTCTCCATTATCTGAACTACATCAATAGcatatttctattaaagaaaggTCACACTGTATAGTACAGGACTAGTAATAATGCCCCATATCTCATATAAATTGCCAtggcttgttttattttaatttttttcaagtgATACAGTAttataaatggaaaaatacaaggTCTTAACTAACTTACGAAAACTGGTATTGTGCAACCCACTGAATTCTTACAACCGATATCAGTGAGTTTGAGTTGAGATGGAAAACTTCCAGAACAGTCCTGTTAAAATTAACCAGAGAGCATATATATTTTGACGAACTGTATAGGAGAATTTAGACTgtattttaagtttaaaatacTCTGCTTCTGGTAATGTCTCCCTTCCGTTCCTCCTTCCCCACGCCCCAGACTGTCTTGCAGTGATAAAAGTGGAATGCGCTAAATTAATGCAAATaacattttctgttgtttataTGGATTTCTTTCTGAAAGTAATATGCTTTTATTCCATTCATACAGCTCTTCCTATGTTTAAATGCTGTTCAAGCTAAAATGCTTTCTAAAAAAGTATGGGAAGCTGATAGTTTTCTTAACTGAGCATTTCTTAATATCTTCCACTAGCGCACTACCACTAACTGGTGCTACCAGTGGTGGGAGTGCTAGTATAACTCAGTTGCTGATGTTTTGCCACTATATTGTCTAATCCTGCTTAAATCAAGTCTAGACAACATGATGGTATAAATGTCACTGCACTAGTGCTACCACTATTGGAGCTGTATGAGACTTTAGAAAAGAGCTAGCATAAGTGTAAAAGTCAGTGTAAACATTGCCTGGATCCAATCATTTccctgtaggttttttttttacattgtttttaaaatggctttgctTTATTTGCACTGACTGGCCAAATAGTGTTAGATGGAACCTTGTATATAAATACAATTATAAGTCTTAGTGTAGTGAAAAGTCAATGTGTGAAATAAATTTACATTCTGGAAAAACtggcatatattttatttttgggaaTCCTATGTCTTCAGCagatcactttctgaaaattctttcttttaggggaaaaaacggaattagatttttttttttttaaatgctgagtTTTCTTATAGTGGGATGTGAAACTAATTTGTCTTATGTTCTCCTTTGCAGTGTGCTGAAAAAGGAAAACCTGTCTACAGCATTCATTGGTGGTTCTCCAAACAGCATTTGACTTTGCTAGAAATTCATCATGCAGCCACCTCCACAGACAGTTCCAGCTGGGGCTGGTGGACCGCCTCCTGCAGGAATTGCTCGGAACACGTATTGGCGAAACAGCCCATTTAGTAGACGGGCAAATGCACCGGTCTCAGGAGCAACTGCCCTGGTGCAACCTGTGACAGACCCTTTTGCATTTGGCAGGCAAACTCCACAAGGTTCCCTGTTAGGTAATCCATCCAAAGGCAATCCCCTGATTATGCCAGGTCCTGCTCCATCAGCGTTTCCTCGTCCAGCTGGTGTGCATTCTTCTCAATCATATGCAGGGGATAATTCTCATGGACTGCCTACATCTTTACCAACATCTGTATCTCAACCAGAAATAACTTCAAATACATTTTCTAATGTGGTGACTCCTTCATCACCAGCACATATTATAAATAGCACTGCACaaatgcatcaaatgcatccaaaTGCAGAACATGGACCCCATAACTCTTCAGCACAGTCGCTTTATAATACAGGAGCAGCACATGAAAATTCTCTCAGTGGACATCCAGCTATGGCACATGTGGCAAACAGAGCCCTAAGCAAACAAGATATTAATAGGGATCCAAGCAACACTAGTTCAGTGCCTACAATAGCACCATTCCTCCCTCCACCTCTTCAACAAACCCCACCTCAGTGGAGACCCATTCAAGATAACCTGCAGCCTCAAGTTCAGAATTACTGGCCCTATACTGAGCCACCTTCTCAGAATGCAGTTTATAACGTTTCTCACTCTTCTGCTGTTAAGTCCCATCTTCCTCCCCAAGCAAATCTGCATCAGGGACCTGTACATCAACATACTCCACAAAGTACCGTGCAAGCACCTTTGCCCATTGGTGgtgaaaagaatgagataagCAGCTTCCCAGTTGCCAACCACCATGTGAACAGCTTTCAGCCTGAAAATATATTTAGACAGAATGTAAGAATGACTAATCCTTGGCCAAGTCAACCTTACCAAGAACAGTTTTACCCACAGCCTCTTTTACCAGATGCTGGTTTTGTTAATCCCATCACTCAGGAAAATAACCCACAAAAACAATCTCAAAAGGTGTCTGAAACACCAAGTGGACATACATCCACAAACGCAGATTCAGGAACTATCTCCATGTTTTTCAAAGGGGATGAGGCAGAAAATGAAGAAATACtttcatcagaaaaaaatgatCTATCCGGTAAAGCTAACTATGATGCTTGTCAGCTAAATTCAGGACATATGTATCACCAACCACTGCATCCTCAGCAGGCTGCAACTAGTGTTCTCTCTCAACCAGAGATTAGCACAGGCTCAGCTAATGAGGCAGTGCAAAAGGGAATGGATGTCCAATATTTTTCTAAAACTATAAGTAGCCAGCATGACACACAGACCAGTAAAAACTCTATGAATATTAGTGATGACAAAGCAAATGATAGCAAAGCTCATGAGAATGTTGGGTCACATTATGAAAATGTTGAGAACCTGGAATGCATTCAGAATCAAGAAGTTCTGCCAAGTGAACCACAGAATATTAATTGCTCATCCCCAAGTGTAGGTTCTGATCTGTACAGATATGGGTCACTACCAGGGCAATTGCTTCCAAAGAACACCATTGTGAGCCATGCAGAAAGAGGACCAAATTTAGAGGCACCCGACTCGTTATCTCATCCTGTCCGATCTGATAGTGTATCCTCAAACTACAGTAACATAAGCCACAGGAGTGTTTCTAGTTCAACAAGACCTCAAGAGCTTGTTGGTACATTTATTCAGCAAGAAAGTGGGAAGCCTGATGAGGAGTCCTCTTCCAGTTTCTTTAAGCAGATTGACTCTTCTCCTTTGGGAGGAGATTCGAGTGAGCCGAATGTCAGCAAGAATTACCATAGTAATCTGTCACAGCCTCAAACTCCAAGTCCCCCCAAACCTACAGGAATATTTCAGACAAGTGCAAATAGTTCTTTTGAACCAGTAAGGTCCCATGGGGTTGGGGTAAAACCTGCTGAGGTTGACCAAGCGAAGATGGTGGTTGAACTAAGAGAGAACCACCCAAACCAAAAGAATACTAAGAAAAGTATGGCTATGCCAGCTGCCTCACCAGGTAATCTTGAACAGCCGCCAGATAACCTGGAAACTATTTTCATGCCCCAAGTACATCCGTTGCCTCTTACAGTCACTGGTGAACCTGGAAAAATGTTGCAGCCTGCTAGTGAACCTGTTGTGGAAAACATACAATTGGTACCTGAGAAAAGATCCTCAACTAGAGCACAGGGAGCAACTAAAAAGTGTGAGAGTCCAGCAACAACTCTTTGGGCTCACAATGAGTTACCTAACTTTGGGGGCAATGTCCTTCTagcccctgctgctcctgcagtGTATGTACCTGCTAAACAGACAGTGGAAATTATTCAACCGCCTGAAGAAGGGCTGTCGAATCAGCATCCAAATAAACCAGAGTGTGTTCCTGTGCAACCATCCCAGCATGGAAATGTATCTTCTGAAAACCTTGAGAATCCTCCCaaaatgggagaggaggaggcacTTCAGTCTCAGGCAAGTTCAGGTTATGCAAGTTTGTTGTCTTCTCCACCCACAGAGTCTCTGCAAAATCATCCTATCTTGATTGCCCAGCCTAATCAAAGCTATAATTTGGCTCAGCCaattaatttttctctttctttatgtAATCAGCTAACCAGGAATGAAAATAATCTTTCACTGAAAGATCCTGGAGTTGAAGATAAACCTGTAACAGGACTCCAAGCTCCACATGCTGGTGGGATCCTCCCTGGGGAAAATGTGTCATTGTCTGTGATGCAGGTTGGATCTTCAGTTAATACGCCTCCATCTTCTAACCTGTCACATTCTAATTTATTACAAAGCCCTGTTAATTCTTCAGAAATCACCTCAAATCAATCCATAAATTTGATGCAACCTCCGTCTCAAACTCCAATTAATTTGGCTCCAGAAGGTCAAAAGAATACTAATTCAGAAGGTTGTCTGCCTGAATTTGCTAGTAAACCAGGATCTGACTCAGCTGTTTCTCCTGGGACAAATCTCCCCAGTGGAAATGCAAGTGTGGTGTTAGTCCCACCAGTGTATACCATGGTGCCTAATAATAATTCTACAAATGATTCACATAGTCATGAAGAAAATTCTGGAGCACTTGATTTTACAGTAACACGGACACTGGACAAAAGCAAGACCAGTAATCCTGGACAGATGCATAATCCATTACTTTCTTGTGGTCCAGTATTTCCTCAACAACCAGTTAATCATGCTAGCCAGGTGGGGCCAGACACACATGACAAACAACATTTCTATCAACAGGTAACAAAAGATGTGCAGCTTCAGGCTCCATCAGACAGAGCCACACAGGGGGCATTGCTTTCTCAGCAACAAAAGCAGACTGCTCAAATGCCGCAAACAGTACCTTCTGGGCAGTCCTTGGTTCCTTCAAATTATCAAATGGCTTCAGGAATTAAACCTACCCAAGCACCACAGCGACAAGAGAATCAGGTGCCAACTAATAGGTATTATCCAGCGGGTCTCCCAGAGGGTAGTTCAACACAGCCACCAACAAGCTATAGTCAAACAAATCCTGATAAACAAGCATTTGCTGGTCAGTCATTGAGTGCTCCAACTTCATCAGCATCTGTTACCACCGGTCAGCCAGCCATGCCAACCATGCAACAAGAGCAGAATCCACCACCTTCTCAGACTCCTCAGGATGCCTGTGGGCCACCACAAAACCCTTACTACTATTATAGACATCCTTATGATGCTTATCAGACTCCATATCCACAGCCTTACCCTCCCCTGGATCTTAGAAGTGCAGCTCATCTCTATTAccaggtagagcaggaacttttttctcttctctcataATTGTATTGATGtttttagtaactttttttttgtctttgaatCATAATGAAGTGTTTGAAGTGATCAACAATATAGCATTTATCTTGAAAGATTCACTTTATATTTCATTATAGAGAGATATCACAATGTCAATAACATAATGCAAGAACTCAACAAAACTAGGTAATGAGAGAGCCTTTGGAAGGATTTTTTGGTAACATTTTCATTACTAACTGGCAGCTTTAAAGCTAACAAACATGATACATATCTGATATCAGAAAGCAGAATCAAAATtcatagaaaaataaatttacaatCAGGAGTGTGAAAACCCAAACTTATAAAGACAGAACTGAAAATGATGGATAAATTATAAACAGATTTAAGATAGGAAATGAGTATTAATACTGTTAAATTCCAGGAGTGACAGTGACTGCTATCAGAACACTGTTTTCTGGGCCTGTGTGAAAAAGATGGTGGTTTCAACCTTGTCCTAGTGGGACGGATGTCCAAATCCTAAAAATGCCCTACCTCCCAGGTGGGACTATTGACAATTTCAGAAGTATTTTCATAAATTGGGTTTTAAGGCACATTGTCAGGCAACAGTGTAGCCATCTGTACCCTTTGTGGCAAGATAATATACTTCAGTATCCATGGTTGTCAATACAGCATCTTTCTTGGGTgctaatttcaatttttttaaggtggtggggagaggaagaagggaaaTTGAATGTTCAGAAAGGGGTTAGCCATAGCAAAATGTGTgcgggttttgtttttgttttattccttGTCAGATTTTCAAACAATTTAACTTACTAGTTGGTAATATATAAACCTGTCTTCTCGAGGATGATGTCTATGGACAATATGGTCCCCGCTACCAGCACTATGATAGAAGCGTTGCTGCCTATGTGGAGCCTGGTGGTTATCGATATGGTGAGCCTGAGCGTCCTAGTTCCAGAGCTAGTCAGTGCTCTGATAGACCTTCTTCTAGGTATGTAATTAGGGAACTATGCAAAGGTTTAGTGTGTCCTGATGGATTAAATT
This window contains:
- the SEC16A gene encoding protein transport protein Sec16A isoform X3; translation: MQPPPQTVPAGAGGPPPAGIARNTYWRNSPFSRRANAPVSGATALVQPVTDPFAFGRQTPQGSLLGNPSKGNPLIMPGPAPSAFPRPAGVHSSQSYAGDNSHGLPTSLPTSVSQPEITSNTFSNVVTPSSPAHIINSTAQMHQMHPNAEHGPHNSSAQSLYNTGAAHENSLSGHPAMAHVANRALSKQDINRDPSNTSSVPTIAPFLPPPLQQTPPQWRPIQDNLQPQVQNYWPYTEPPSQNAVYNVSHSSAVKSHLPPQANLHQGPVHQHTPQSTVQAPLPIGGEKNEISSFPVANHHVNSFQPENIFRQNVRMTNPWPSQPYQEQFYPQPLLPDAGFVNPITQENNPQKQSQKVSETPSGHTSTNADSGTISMFFKGDEAENEEILSSEKNDLSGKANYDACQLNSGHMYHQPLHPQQAATSVLSQPEISTGSANEAVQKGMDVQYFSKTISSQHDTQTSKNSMNISDDKANDSKAHENVGSHYENVENLECIQNQEVLPSEPQNINCSSPSVGSDLYRYGSLPGQLLPKNTIVSHAERGPNLEAPDSLSHPVRSDSVSSNYSNISHRSVSSSTRPQELVGTFIQQESGKPDEESSSSFFKQIDSSPLGGDSSEPNVSKNYHSNLSQPQTPSPPKPTGIFQTSANSSFEPVRSHGVGVKPAEVDQAKMVVELRENHPNQKNTKKSMAMPAASPGNLEQPPDNLETIFMPQVHPLPLTVTGEPGKMLQPASEPVVENIQLVPEKRSSTRAQGATKKCESPATTLWAHNELPNFGGNVLLAPAAPAVYVPAKQTVEIIQPPEEGLSNQHPNKPECVPVQPSQHGNVSSENLENPPKMGEEEALQSQASSGYASLLSSPPTESLQNHPILIAQPNQSYNLAQPINFSLSLCNQLTRNENNLSLKDPGVEDKPVTGLQAPHAGGILPGENVSLSVMQVGSSVNTPPSSNLSHSNLLQSPVNSSEITSNQSINLMQPPSQTPINLAPEGQKNTNSEGCLPEFASKPGSDSAVSPGTNLPSGNASVVLVPPVYTMVPNNNSTNDSHSHEENSGALDFTVTRTLDKSKTSNPGQMHNPLLSCGPVFPQQPVNHASQVGPDTHDKQHFYQQVTKDVQLQAPSDRATQGALLSQQQKQTAQMPQTVPSGQSLVPSNYQMASGIKPTQAPQRQENQVPTNRYYPAGLPEGSSTQPPTSYSQTNPDKQAFAGQSLSAPTSSASVTTGQPAMPTMQQEQNPPPSQTPQDACGPPQNPYYYYRHPYDAYQTPYPQPYPPLDLRSAAHLYYQDDVYGQYGPRYQHYDRSVAAYVEPGGYRYGEPERPSSRASQCSDRPSSRQGYAEDYYNPKSGWNDYYADYYANPYNYGDPGRWERYPSAYDSRYRDPRSYDQRYWYDTEQNPYQKREAYPYDSRQDRYEDHWRYDPRFAGSFDDETEPHRDPYGDEFDRRSVHSEHSAHSLRSSHSVHSHQSSFSSRSQQSQLYRSNHDLTANAYETTTQPVSLHTDYPYGGYPANFDRQQPFTDYGYSAETGWPSVEQVPSRPSTPEKFLVPHVCARFGPGGHLTKVLSNLPSEGQPALVEIHSMETMLQHMPEQEEMRAFPGPLAKDDTHKVDVINFAQNKAIQCFQNENLIDKESASLLWDFIVLLCRQNGTVVGTDIAELLLRDHKTVWLPGKSPNEANLIDFTNEALEQVEEESGEAQLSFLTDSLITTIDSLERETERFRELLLYGRKKDALESAMKHGLWGHALLLASKMDSRTHARVMTRFANSLPINDPLQTVYQLMSGRMPAASTCCGDEKWGDWRPHLAMVLSNLTNNMDVESRTITTMGDTLASKGLLDAAHFCYLMAQIGFGIYTKKTTKLVLIGSNHSLPFLKFATNEAIQRTEAYEYAQSLGTQPCCLPNFQVFKFIYACRLAEMGLAAQAFHYCEVISKTVLKNPYYYSPVLIGQLIQISSQLRLFDPQIKEKPEQELFIEPSWLVRLRHLDGQIKDGTIAYNADRSTPQQYACSTPSSELDHLSQCDGTGSGQEMGPATENPLLASLLPNTVHPMQDVQLMPSAPQTILEESAAVTPPTRQETVGGVPFYPVAPPSIGPGSGFAPPGFPNQYGAEQSSLYLGSTVPPGGPPPQAAEPRPEEQLNQETAMQRIPQESPIQKTFPEQREEDFYGKMANMGYGRRSRTTSESSTHSIGRERCNSAAKQPSPPPPPSIPEGKETNKEIKKEPAARKSGANWFRWLMGKGKNEAHLPDDKNKSIVWDEKKQRWVNLDEPEEESKPPPPPPAGVPKTPQTAPPGPGGPPGVNMFSRKAAGTRARYVDVLNPSGAKCSGALPAPSDLFAPLAPLPIPANLFVPNSVPEEQQPMEGSGAREQTFSANQVSADATTEPQYLNSTMLPPGSELPGSNLDGSHSGELSRSSSMSSLSREVSQHFNQPLRSVPPSGGPPAGTVQFYNPSQFAQSPATTGSSRLGRIGQRKYPTLK
- the SEC16A gene encoding protein transport protein Sec16A isoform X2; protein product: MQPPPQTVPAGAGGPPPAGIARNTYWRNSPFSRRANAPVSGATALVQPVTDPFAFGRQTPQGSLLGNPSKGNPLIMPGPAPSAFPRPAGVHSSQSYAGDNSHGLPTSLPTSVSQPEITSNTFSNVVTPSSPAHIINSTAQMHQMHPNAEHGPHNSSAQSLYNTGAAHENSLSGHPAMAHVANRALSKQDINRDPSNTSSVPTIAPFLPPPLQQTPPQWRPIQDNLQPQVQNYWPYTEPPSQNAVYNVSHSSAVKSHLPPQANLHQGPVHQHTPQSTVQAPLPIGGEKNEISSFPVANHHVNSFQPENIFRQNVRMTNPWPSQPYQEQFYPQPLLPDAGFVNPITQENNPQKQSQKVSETPSGHTSTNADSGTISMFFKGDEAENEEILSSEKNDLSGKANYDACQLNSGHMYHQPLHPQQAATSVLSQPEISTGSANEAVQKGMDVQYFSKTISSQHDTQTSKNSMNISDDKANDSKAHENVGSHYENVENLECIQNQEVLPSEPQNINCSSPSVGSDLYRYGSLPGQLLPKNTIVSHAERGPNLEAPDSLSHPVRSDSVSSNYSNISHRSVSSSTRPQELVGTFIQQESGKPDEESSSSFFKQIDSSPLGGDSSEPNVSKNYHSNLSQPQTPSPPKPTGIFQTSANSSFEPVRSHGVGVKPAEVDQAKMVVELRENHPNQKNTKKSMAMPAASPGNLEQPPDNLETIFMPQVHPLPLTVTGEPGKMLQPASEPVVENIQLVPEKRSSTRAQGATKKCESPATTLWAHNELPNFGGNVLLAPAAPAVYVPAKQTVEIIQPPEEGLSNQHPNKPECVPVQPSQHGNVSSENLENPPKMGEEEALQSQASSGYASLLSSPPTESLQNHPILIAQPNQSYNLAQPINFSLSLCNQLTRNENNLSLKDPGVEDKPVTGLQAPHAGGILPGENVSLSVMQVGSSVNTPPSSNLSHSNLLQSPVNSSEITSNQSINLMQPPSQTPINLAPEGQKNTNSEGCLPEFASKPGSDSAVSPGTNLPSGNASVVLVPPVYTMVPNNNSTNDSHSHEENSGALDFTVTRTLDKSKTSNPGQMHNPLLSCGPVFPQQPVNHASQVGPDTHDKQHFYQQVTKDVQLQAPSDRATQGALLSQQQKQTAQMPQTVPSGQSLVPSNYQMASGIKPTQAPQRQENQVPTNRYYPAGLPEGSSTQPPTSYSQTNPDKQAFAGQSLSAPTSSASVTTGQPAMPTMQQEQNPPPSQTPQDACGPPQNPYYYYRHPYDAYQTPYPQPYPPLDLRSAAHLYYQDDVYGQYGPRYQHYDRSVAAYVEPGGYRYGEPERPSSRASQCSDRPSSRQGYAEDYYNPKSGWNDYYADYYANPYNYGDPGRWERYPSAYDSRYRDPRSYDQRYWYDTEQNPYQKREAYPYDSRQDRYEDHWRYDPRFAGSFDDETEPHRDPYGDEFDRRSVHSEHSAHSLRSSHSVHSHQSSFSSRSQQSQLYRSNHDLTANAYETTTQPVSLHTDYPYGGYPANFDRQQPFTDYGYSAETGWPSVEQVPSRPSTPEKFLVPHVCARFGPGGHLTKVLSNLPSEGQPALVEIHSMETMLQHMPEQEEMRAFPGPLAKDDTHKVDVINFAQNKAIQCFQNENLIDKESASLLWDFIVLLCRQNGTVVGTDIAELLLRDHKTVWLPGKSPNEANLIDFTNEALEQVEEESGEAQLSFLTDSLITTIDSLERETERFRELLLYGRKKDALESAMKHGLWGHALLLASKMDSRTHARVMTRFANSLPINDPLQTVYQLMSGRMPAASTCCGDEKWGDWRPHLAMVLSNLTNNMDVESRTITTMGDTLASKGLLDAAHFCYLMAQIGFGIYTKKTTKLVLIGSNHSLPFLKFATNEAIQRTEAYEYAQSLGTQPCCLPNFQVFKFIYACRLAEMGLAAQAFHYCEVISKTVLKNPYYYSPVLIGQLIQISSQLRLFDPQIKEKPEQELFIEPSWLVRLRHLDGQIKDGTIAYNADRSTPQQYACSTPSSELDHLSQCDGTGSGQEMGPATENPLLASLLPNTVHPMQDVQLMPSAPQTILEESAAVTPPTRQETVGGVPFYPVAPPSIGPGSGFAPPGFPNQYGAEQSSLYLGSTVPPGGPPPQAAEPRPEEQLNQETAMQRIPQESPIQKTFPEQREEDFYGKMANMAPGRRSRSTSQSSAHMGYGRRSRTTSESSTHSIGRERCNSAAKQPSPPPPPSIPEGKETNKEIKKEPAARKSGANWFRWLMGKGKNEAHLPDDKNKSIVWDEKKQRWVNLDEPEEESKPPPPPPAGVPKTPQTAPPGPGGPPGVNMFSRKAGTRARYVDVLNPSGAKCSGALPAPSDLFAPLAPLPIPANLFVPNSVPEEQQPMEGSGAREQTFSANQVSADATTEPQYLNSTMLPPGSELPGSNLDGSHSGELSRSSSMSSLSREVSQHFNQPLRSVPPSGGPPAGTVQFYNPSQFAQSPATTGSSRLGRIGQRKYPTLK
- the SEC16A gene encoding protein transport protein Sec16A isoform X14, whose protein sequence is MQPPPQTVPAGAGGPPPAGIARNTYWRNSPFSRRANAPVSGATALVQPVTDPFAFGRQTPQGSLLGNPSKGNPLIMPGPAPSAFPRPAGVHSSQSYAGDNSHGLPTSLPTSVSQPEITSNTFSNVVTPSSPAHIINSTAQMHQMHPNAEHGPHNSSAQSLYNTGAAHENSLSGHPAMAHVANRALSKQDINRDPSNTSSVPTIAPFLPPPLQQTPPQWRPIQDNLQPQVQNYWPYTEPPSQNAVYNVSHSSAVKSHLPPQANLHQGPVHQHTPQSTVQAPLPIGGEKNEISSFPVANHHVNSFQPENIFRQNVRMTNPWPSQPYQEQFYPQPLLPDAGFVNPITQENNPQKQSQKVSETPSGHTSTNADSGTISMFFKGDEAENEEILSSEKNDLSGKANYDACQLNSGHMYHQPLHPQQAATSVLSQPEISTGSANEAVQKGMDVQYFSKTISSQHDTQTSKNSMNISDDKANDSKAHENVGSHYENVENLECIQNQEVLPSEPQNINCSSPSVGSDLYRYGSLPGQLLPKNTIVSHAERGPNLEAPDSLSHPVRSDSVSSNYSNISHRSVSSSTRPQELVGTFIQQESGKPDEESSSSFFKQIDSSPLGGDSSEPNVSKNYHSNLSQPQTPSPPKPTGIFQTSANSSFEPVRSHGVGVKPAEVDQAKMVVELRENHPNQKNTKKSMAMPAASPGNLEQPPDNLETIFMPQVHPLPLTVTGEPGKMLQPASEPVVENIQLVPEKRSSTRAQGATKKCESPATTLWAHNELPNFGGNVLLAPAAPAVYVPAKQTVEIIQPPEEGLSNQHPNKPECVPVQPSQHGNVSSENLENPPKMGEEEALQSQASSGYASLLSSPPTESLQNHPILIAQPNQSYNLAQPINFSLSLCNQLTRNENNLSLKDPGVEDKPVTGLQAPHAGGILPGENVSLSVMQVGSSVNTPPSSNLSHSNLLQSPVNSSEITSNQSINLMQPPSQTPINLAPEGQKNTNSEGCLPEFASKPGSDSAVSPGTNLPSGNASVVLVPPVYTMVPNNNSTNDSHSHEENSGALDFTVTRTLDKSKTSNPGQMHNPLLSCGPVFPQQPVNHASQVGPDTHDKQHFYQQVTKDVQLQAPSDRATQGALLSQQQKQTAQMPQTVPSGQSLVPSNYQMASGIKPTQAPQRQENQVPTNRYYPAGLPEGSSTQPPTSYSQTNPDKQAFAGQSLSAPTSSASVTTGQPAMPTMQQEQNPPPSQTPQDACGPPQNPYYYYRHPYDAYQTPYPQPYPPLDLRSAAHLYYQDDVYGQYGPRYQHYDRSVAAYVEPGGYRYGEPERPSSRASQCSDRPSSRQGYAEDYYNPKSGWNDYYADYYANPYNYGDPGRWERYPSAYDSRYRDPRSYDQRYWYDTEQNPYQKREAYPYDSRQDRYEDHWRYDPRFAGSFDDETEPHRDPYGDEFDRRSVHSEHSAHSLRSSHSVHSHQSSFSSRSQQSQLYRSNHDLTANAYETTTQPVSLHTDYPYGGYPANFDRQQPFTDYGYSAETGWPSVEQVPSRPSTPEKFLVPHVCARFGPGGHLTKVLSNLPSEGQPALVEIHSMETMLQHMPEQEEMRAFPGPLAKDDTHKVDVINFAQNKAIQCFQNENLIDKESASLLWDFIVLLCRQNGTVVGTDIAELLLRDHKTVWLPGKSPNEANLIDFTNEALEQVEEESGEAQLSFLTDSLITTIDSLERETERFRELLLYGRKKDALESAMKHGLWGHALLLASKMDSRTHARVMTRFANSLPINDPLQTVYQLMSGRMPAASTCCGDEKWGDWRPHLAMVLSNLTNNMDVESRTITTMGDTLASKGLLDAAHFCYLMAQIGFGIYTKKTTKLVLIGSNHSLPFLKFATNEAIQRTEAYEYAQSLGTQPCCLPNFQVFKFIYACRLAEMGLAAQAFHYCEVISKTVLKNPYYYSPVLIGQLIQISSQLRLFDPQIKEKPEQELFIEPSWLVRLRHLDGQIKDGTIAYNADRSTPQQYACSTPSSELDHLSQCDGTGSGQEMGPATENPLLASLLPNTVHPMQDVQLMPSAPQTILEESAAVTPPTRQETVGGVPFYPVAPPSIGPGSGFAPPGFPNQYGAEQSSLYLGSTVPPGGPPPQAAEPRPEEQLNQETAMQRIPQESPIQKTFPEQREEDFYGKMANMAPGRRSRSTSQSSAHMGYGRRSRTTSESSTHSIGRERCNSAAKQPSPPPPPSIPEGKETNKEIKKEPAARKSGANWFRWLMGKGKNEAHLPDDKNKSIVWDEKKQRWVNLDEPEEESKPPPPPPAGVPKTPQTAPPGPGGPPGVNMFSRKAGTRARYVDVLNPSGAKCSGALPAPSDLFAPLAPLPIPANLFVPNSVPEEQQPMEGSGAREQTFSANQVSADATTEPQYLNSTMLPPGSELPGSNLDGSHSGESPATTGSSRLGRIGQRKYPTLK